CCCGCTTAACGAGACGTCGCGCGAGCGAGACGTTCGGCGTTATCCCTGGTATCGTAGATGTCGATCTGCGCCCGGCCTTCTGCCGCCTTAGCCATGCGAGCGCGAATTTCTGCCGCCATCCGATAAGTGCGTTGCACCGCGGGGCGCGCTTCCATCCGGTCGAGCCAGTGCATTAGATTTGGAAAAGCAGTCGGGTCGACGCCTCGTTCCGAATAGCCTTTGCACCAGGGGTAGGCCGCAATGTCGGCAATCGTGTATTCGTCGCAAGCGATCCAGGGCAAATCGCCCAGCCGGTTCTCCAGGACACGGTACAAACGCAGCACCTCGTTGTTGTACCGATCCCTGGCATACTGATTGTCCTGCGCCTGCCGGTTGAAGTGGTTGGCCTGGCCGAACATGGGCCCGATATGGGCGACCTGGAAAAAAAGCCACTGGAGCGTGTCGTAACGCTTGAGCACATCCGTTGGCAGAAGCCTTCCGGTTTTCTCCGCCAAATAAACAAGAATGGCGCCGGACTCCATCATCGCATACGGTCGCCCGTTCGGGCCTTCCATGTCAACAATGGCAGGAATTTTGTTGTTGGGGTTAAGCTTTAAGTGCTGGGGTCGAAACTGCTCGCCAAGCCCGATATCAACGTCGATATGCTTCCACTCAAGTCCGATTTCTTCGAGCATAATCATAACCTTCTGCCCATTAGGCGTTGGGCTCGAATGCAACTCAATCATGATTCCTCCTATGTAGTAACCTATACTTACCCGTCCAGGCAAGGGTGGTGCATAAAAACACTCCGCTACGCGGGAGCATGAGGCGGGTCGTGCAAAGATTTACTGATATTATGTTGCTCTGCGGTTTATGGCGCGCTCATTGCTAATCTTACGTTCTCCATTTCATTAGGGCGCAGGAACCTGCCTTGTTCAAAATAATTCTAGCTTTATTAGGCTACTACCTCTTTGGAATTTTTGGCGCGTTTCTCGGCTACCTTGCAGGGAGCGCTATTGATCGCTATCGAGCCTACGGCGCCGGCGCGATCAATCCACTCACCAGCGCGCGCCGCCAGGCGGTTTTTCTGGAAACCGTTTTCATTCTCATGGGTAAGCTTGCCAAGGCCGATGGGCATATTTCCGAGGATGAGGTCGCCCATGTTGAAGCGTTCATGGAAAAGCTCGGCATGTCACCTGAGCATCGGCAACTTGCGATTGCGCTGTTCAAACAGGGTGCTGCGCCCGGTTATGATGTGTCGCCAAAGCTGAACGAATTCATTGCTGCTTGCGGACATACAAACAGTCTGAAGCAGATGCTGCTGGTTTACCTTGTCGTCATGGCGATCTCCGATGGCCGCCTCGATGCTGCAGAGGAGAACTTGCTAAGAGGCGTTGCGCTTCATCTGGGCTACGACGAGCCCGCATTCAAGCATTTGCTTGAGATGATTTTGAATCAGTCGCATTTTGCCGGAGGTCAGGCACCATCCATCGACGCGCTGGATGATGCTTATAAGGCGTTGGGTGTGAGCAAGGAAAGCAGCGATCAGGAAGTAAAGCGTGCTTACCGGAAGTTGATGAACCAGTATCATCCCGATAAATTGATGGGCCAGGGCGTCCCCGAAGACATGATCAAGATGGCGACGGCGCAAGCTCAGGAAATCCAGGCTGCTTATGATTTGATCAAAAAAAGCCGCAATATGAGCTGACTCATCTAGAGCCGCAGTGGTTTTACATACCCCGTCATTTCGAAATAGCCACGGCCGGCCGGCTTGCCGTCGCGCGTGACGATGACCGCACCCTCCCAGTAGACCGCACCTGTCGTTTCCCGCGAATCAAGTTCCTGATCATCCTGCAGGGGGGTGAGGGACCAAACAGTCGAGCCGACCTGAATTCGCATTGCCACAGGGTACGTCGCGTCCGTGCGTGGTGAGCGCCACATGCGCTGGGGTTCGAAATTAACCTGCTCCGGTTCGAACCGCGTGAATTGCCCGTCACGATCCCGTAATCCCGCATAAGCCCACACCCTTGTTCCGTCTTTGCCGCGTATTTGAAACGCCATTAAAGCGGAACCATCGTCGAGATTGACGCCAACCCAATCCCATCCGTCGGCATCGGGAGCGAGATATTCGCTCGACCACTCATGGTCGAGCCACGCAGTGCCCGTAACGGTTTTTTCCTCGCCATTGTGAACAACAGTTCCCCTCACTCGGAGTTGCGGCTCGCTGTAGTAGTAACTGGCCTGCTCGGGGCGCGGCCCCTTGCGTGAAAAGCCGTTATCTCCTTGCAGCATCGGCGCCTGAGTGGGCGTGAACGAAAAGCGCAAGATAAAGTTCTTTGTGGTTAGGCTGGTTTGATAGCGCCCATTTTCTTCGCGCAGCATGTGCCAGTCATCCAGTTTTACATCCGTATTGCCCTCCTTCGCGTAGACCAGGCCAAAACCCTCGCGCGCGCTTTTTTGACCGTGCAGCAGCTTCCCTGTCGCTGGATCGGACAATGCGGCGTGAGCAATGATTAGCTGCCGCGGTGCAAAACGGCTCGGATTGGCGGGATCATGCTCGGTTGCAGAGCGAAAAAAAGTGATCTGGAAGCCGAGTGGTTTTTTATCGGAAGTTTCCAGCCAGCCGGTTACATACCACCATTCAGTACGGAAGGCTGGATGCGAGCCATAATCGCGTGGGAAGACAAGCGGTGTTCCTTGCAGCACCGGTGGAAACTTAGGAGGAGAAGCGGCAACATGGGGGGTGGCGGCGAAATAAGCGACGAGCAAACCCAGCAATAGCGCGATCAACCTCGACCGCCGGGGCATACTCATCACCGCTGTTCCACCAGCATGGCGAAGAAAGCCGATGTGCATGGAACGGCGTGTATAGAACGGCATTACCAGTCCTCGCGTACTGCACGAATCGCATTGCCGGAGACCGAATGGCGACCCGACGCCACCGAGGTGAGCGCGGCGGAAAGTAGTAGCGCAATGGCAACAGCTATAAGGGCCTTCCATGGCAGGGCGAGCTGCATGGTCCAGTGGAACGATTGCGGATTTACGATAAAGACAAGAATCAGGCTGATGCACCAGCCGAGCCCGAAGCCAAGCATGATGCCCAACGAAGTCAGGAGTGCGCCTTCCAGCGCCAGCATACCTAGGATTTGGCGCCGTGTCACCCCGATATGACGTAGCGCGCCAAACTCCTTCCTGCGCGCCAGGGCTTGCGCCGAAAAGCTCGATGCCACCCCTAGTAGCCCAATGATGATCGCGACGGCCTCCAGCAGATACGTGACGGCAAAACTGCGGTCAAAGATATTCAGGCTCAGCGCGCGTATTTGACCGGGTTCCGCGAATTCCAGTGCCTGCCCGAACGGAAAATGCCGCAAAGACGCGATCACTTCCTCTGGTATAACCCCGGCTTCCAGCCAAAGTGCAGCATCATTTACCTTCAGATCACCCGAGAGCGCTTGATAATCCTTCAACCGCATCTGTATTGCGCCGAACTGGCGCCCGTAGTCACGCCACACGCCGGCAACGACGAAATCAGGCGCGGGAACTGCAATAGGCAACGTAACCCGTTTGCCTGGTGTAAAGCCATATAGATCCACCATTGCCTCGGATACCCATATGGGTATCGCCCCCATCGGGAGCTGTGCTGCAGGAACCACGTCGCCGGTCAAGGGCAGCGAGTTGCCAGGGTCGGTTATATCGATGGGGCGCGCGATGAGCGCAACCGCGGGTCTGCCGGCGTCGAGCATCAGCTGGGATGAGCGGAAGAAATCAGCCCGCAAAATGCCGGGCGTGGTTGCGATCCCGTTTTTTTCGTCCGGCGTAAGGCCTCGCGTATCTCCGCTCACTGCGGTTCGCACGTACAAATCTGCCGGCAAGACATGTTTCAGCCAGTCGTCCACGGAAACCCGGAAGCTGGTCACCATGATGGCCATGGCCACGATCAGCGTAAAGCTGGCAAGGACTCCCCCAAGTGCGACCGAGGCCTGGTTGGGAGCGTTGGCGAGACGGGCCAATGCCAATACGCTCATGGCCGCGGAACCACGCCGGGATGCCGCACCGGATATTGCAGAGAAAATCAGCGCAGAAACACGGGGCATGAGCGCGATGCCACCAATCAAGAGGAGCGCCACGGCAAGGTACCCAAAGATGGGCAAGTCTAAAATGGGCGGCAATTGGGTGAGAACTCCGCCCAGGGCCAGGCAGAGCAGCGCGGGCCAAGGCGTGGCAAGTTTCGCTAACGCGACGTCTTCGCTGCCCGCTTTTAATGCGGGAGCGGGCCGGGTGTTGGCCGCTTCCCACGCCGGAACTGCGCTTCCCAGCAAGGTCACGCCCAATCCCAGAATAAAAAAAACTATCGCCGCCGACATATCGAAATTGACGCTGGGCTTTATACCCGGGAAAAACCCACCTCCCAGATCGCCTCCAAAATAATGCAAAGCCACCGCAGCCGTCAAGTACCCGAGCGCGAGCCCGGCTATTGAACCGGTCGCGCCGAGCACGCTTCCCTCCACCAGGATCTGCCGCAGCAGTTGGCTGCGGGTAAAGCCGAGCACACGCAATAGGGCGAACTGGTGTCGCCGTCGAACAACCGATAGCGCTTGCGTCGAGAATACCAGGAACGCGCCGGTAAACAATGCGACCATGGCCAACATGTTCAGGTTGACACGGTAGGCGCGGGACATGTTGGCAACGCGGATCTCCTGGTCGGCCGTTTCGCTAATGAGGAAATGGCCCCGTGCCGCTAGTTCCTTCGACAGTTCCGTTTTAAACGCGGTGCGGTCGACTCCCCGTACCAGCTTGAGTTCAATGCGTGATAATTGGCCTAAACGCTGGAAGCGCCATTGTGCGGCGGCAACATCCATGACCGCGAGACGCTGTCCCGCCCGGACTCGTGCCAGCCCGCCAGCCACCCGCAGGGCTACCGGTTGAGTTCCAACGCGAAGCTGCAAAAGGTCGCCTTGGCTTACCTCCAGCCATTCCATGGCCGCAGGGGAAAGGAAAATCGCGTCGTCCGCCAGGATATCGAACAGCTTATCCTCAGCCGGAAGGCCGATGAGGTCCGGTGCCATGAGCGAAGCGCGGAAAATGTCCAGGCCGAGAATTTTCAGAGGGGCCCTCTTTCGTTCCTCATCTCCGCCCGGGAGGGCGGCGTCGATTTCGAGCACAGGGTTGGCGAGCTTGACACCGTTGCGCTGGGCCAGAAGCGGATAGATCGACTCATCAAAGGTGGATTGCGCACTCCGAACCTGAAGATCGGACTCGCCGGACAGGCTTCGGGCCGCG
The window above is part of the Nitrosospira sp. Is2 genome. Proteins encoded here:
- a CDS encoding glutathione binding-like protein, whose translation is MIMLEEIGLEWKHIDVDIGLGEQFRPQHLKLNPNNKIPAIVDMEGPNGRPYAMMESGAILVYLAEKTGRLLPTDVLKRYDTLQWLFFQVAHIGPMFGQANHFNRQAQDNQYARDRYNNEVLRLYRVLENRLGDLPWIACDEYTIADIAAYPWCKGYSERGVDPTAFPNLMHWLDRMEARPAVQRTYRMAAEIRARMAKAAEGRAQIDIYDTRDNAERLARATSR
- the djlA gene encoding co-chaperone DjlA; this encodes MFKIILALLGYYLFGIFGAFLGYLAGSAIDRYRAYGAGAINPLTSARRQAVFLETVFILMGKLAKADGHISEDEVAHVEAFMEKLGMSPEHRQLAIALFKQGAAPGYDVSPKLNEFIAACGHTNSLKQMLLVYLVVMAISDGRLDAAEENLLRGVALHLGYDEPAFKHLLEMILNQSHFAGGQAPSIDALDDAYKALGVSKESSDQEVKRAYRKLMNQYHPDKLMGQGVPEDMIKMATAQAQEIQAAYDLIKKSRNMS
- a CDS encoding lipocalin-like domain-containing protein, whose product is MPFYTRRSMHIGFLRHAGGTAVMSMPRRSRLIALLLGLLVAYFAATPHVAASPPKFPPVLQGTPLVFPRDYGSHPAFRTEWWYVTGWLETSDKKPLGFQITFFRSATEHDPANPSRFAPRQLIIAHAALSDPATGKLLHGQKSAREGFGLVYAKEGNTDVKLDDWHMLREENGRYQTSLTTKNFILRFSFTPTQAPMLQGDNGFSRKGPRPEQASYYYSEPQLRVRGTVVHNGEEKTVTGTAWLDHEWSSEYLAPDADGWDWVGVNLDDGSALMAFQIRGKDGTRVWAYAGLRDRDGQFTRFEPEQVNFEPQRMWRSPRTDATYPVAMRIQVGSTVWSLTPLQDDQELDSRETTGAVYWEGAVIVTRDGKPAGRGYFEMTGYVKPLRL
- a CDS encoding FtsX-like permease family protein, whose amino-acid sequence is MGHERTLSRWLLSGEWQAHKVQAATAIISIALGVALGYAIHLINAAAFNEFSAAARSLSGESDLQVRSAQSTFDESIYPLLAQRNGVKLANPVLEIDAALPGGDEERKRAPLKILGLDIFRASLMAPDLIGLPAEDKLFDILADDAIFLSPAAMEWLEVSQGDLLQLRVGTQPVALRVAGGLARVRAGQRLAVMDVAAAQWRFQRLGQLSRIELKLVRGVDRTAFKTELSKELAARGHFLISETADQEIRVANMSRAYRVNLNMLAMVALFTGAFLVFSTQALSVVRRRHQFALLRVLGFTRSQLLRQILVEGSVLGATGSIAGLALGYLTAAVALHYFGGDLGGGFFPGIKPSVNFDMSAAIVFFILGLGVTLLGSAVPAWEAANTRPAPALKAGSEDVALAKLATPWPALLCLALGGVLTQLPPILDLPIFGYLAVALLLIGGIALMPRVSALIFSAISGAASRRGSAAMSVLALARLANAPNQASVALGGVLASFTLIVAMAIMVTSFRVSVDDWLKHVLPADLYVRTAVSGDTRGLTPDEKNGIATTPGILRADFFRSSQLMLDAGRPAVALIARPIDITDPGNSLPLTGDVVPAAQLPMGAIPIWVSEAMVDLYGFTPGKRVTLPIAVPAPDFVVAGVWRDYGRQFGAIQMRLKDYQALSGDLKVNDAALWLEAGVIPEEVIASLRHFPFGQALEFAEPGQIRALSLNIFDRSFAVTYLLEAVAIIIGLLGVASSFSAQALARRKEFGALRHIGVTRRQILGMLALEGALLTSLGIMLGFGLGWCISLILVFIVNPQSFHWTMQLALPWKALIAVAIALLLSAALTSVASGRHSVSGNAIRAVREDW